TTTATATTGGAATATATTATTATTTTTATAATAATCACTAAGTATTTTAGAAAAATAAATAACATTATTATCATATTTATTTGAGGATAACTTATATAATATATCGGATAGCATAATACAAACTACTAATTAATATCATTTATAATTTTTGGTGGTAATATGAAATTATTTGGAACATCGGGCATAAGAATGAAAAATCTAACCCCTGAAATCGCATATAAGGTGGGATTTGCAGTATCTCAAATAGCAAAAAATGTTGTAGTTGGGAGAGATACACGAACCACAGGAGATTTAATTAGAAATTCATTATTTGCGGGATTGTTGAATGGAGGGGCCGAAATAGTTGATATAGGTATTGTCCCAACACCTACACTTGGATATAGTGCAAGAAATTACGATATGGGGATTATGATTACGGCATCACATAATCCCTCGGAATACAATGGCATAAAATTATTTAATAAAGATGGGACTTCATTTAGGCCAGAACAAGAGCAGAATATTGAAGATATTATATATAATAAAAAAAACCAAAAGCGAGTTAGTTGGAATTCTATTAAAAAAGTTTGGACTGATGAAAGTGCTTTAAAAAAATATTCAGATTTTATATTGGATAGCGTAGAAATTAATAAAAATTTTTCCGTTGTTGTGGATTGTGCAAATTCAGCTGGTTGTGTAGCTTCACCATATTTATTTACTGATGTGGGAGCTCATGTAATATCTGTAAATGGGCATATCGATGGAAGATTTATTGGAAGAAGTCCCGAACCAAATGAAAAAAATCTTCAAGATACTATGCATATGATTAAAGGATTAAATGAAAATAACAAAGGCAACAAATATATTGGAATTGCCCATGACGGTGATGCCGATAGAATGATAGCAATTGATGAAAAGGGAAGATTAACCGATTTTGATAAATTGTTGGCAGTGTTTTCAAGATACATGGCTGAAAAAACAGGAACAAAAACAATAATTACCACAGTTGATGCCTCAATGGCTATTGAAGAATATCTAAAAGATTTAAATGTAAATGTAATAAGAACTAAGGTTGGAGATGTTGCAGTTTCTGACGAATTGAATAAGCATGATGATGCTATTTTTGGAGGGGAGCCTTCTGGAACTTGGATTCATAAAGATATTCACCTAACTCCCGATGGAATTTTATCTGGTTTAAGATTGTTAGAAATGATGGAATTTTATGATAAAAAATTATATGAATTAATCGATGATGTTCCTTGCTATTCAAATTTAAGAGAAAAACTACCTTGTCCAGATGATAAAAAAATAATCGTTATGGATTTTGTTATTAAAAATGGTGAAAATATATTTGATGCAGAAGTGGAAACAATTGATGGGGCTCGGTTTAGTTTAGATGATGGCTGGGTGCTTATACGACCATCTGGAACAGAACCATTTGTTAGAGTGAGGGTTGAAGCTAAAAATGATATCATTGCAAAAGAACTTTTAGAAAAAGGTATTAAATTAGTTAAAGATGGATTAAATGAAAAAAAATAAATAATATAATTATAATATACTAAATATTATTATTTTTTTTAGAAATATTTTCTAACTTCTTGTACAAATTATTTTTTTCGTCATATATAATCTCCATATGTGGATAAGCTATATTGACATCTGGTTCGGGCCCTATTTTTTCAAGAATTCTCTGCGTAATTTGGGTTTTTATTAGTGCCCATTCCAACGAATTTACTAGATATCTAACTTTTATTTTTATTCCATTCTCAAATAAACTTATACGAATCATGGGTTTTGGATTTGTCTTATTTTTCGCAAATTGTCGGGGTCGCGATTCCCAAATTTTTGCCAATCTTCGCATATCCTCCCCTACAATCCCATCTGCGGCCTCAAAAACTAACTTCTCGGCCTTTTTCCAATTACTTTCGTAAGTAATGGCTATTTCTACACTGTCCCAAATGTAGTGGGAACCTTTTGTATAATTTATTATGGCATTTGTTAATACAAATGCATTTGGAATAACTAAATTTCGTCCTGATGGCTCCATATCCACTTCACTTAAATAAATATGCATGGTGTCTATTTTATAAACATCACCCATACCAACGCCTTTAATATTTATTCTATCATTTATTTTAAATGGTCGAGTTACGACAATATTGACCCAACCTGCAAAATTCATAATTGGTCTTTGTAGTGCAAAAGTAATCCCTGCCCCAATAAGCCCAAGAGACATTATTAATGAACCCAATCCTTGATATAAAATAGATACGGCAACCAATATTGTGGTAAACCATGTAATATACTTGAATACCGACCCCACAACAGGATAATCTCTTAGTTCCCCTTTTTTTTCAAAAAATCTTCGCAGGAGCTCCAAGGATATATCAAGAAATATCATCGTTCCAATAAATAATATTATTAATACCAATATATTACTATAATATTTTTCTAAATTTAACAGATAAGAATATATATTTAGATAGGTTCCCAAAAAATATGCTATAATAATTAATGCAAATATTTTCATTAAAAATTTTAATTTTAATTTGTTGTCCATATTTTTCCCCACGCCTTTTATATTTTATTTATGTATGGTCAAGAACAATTTTTACCACCACAATATTTAACAGAAATAACAAAAAAATACTCTGATTCACGGGTAAGGATTAACATACAGAGCATATATATTTAATATATTTATACCTAAATTAACGAAAAGTGTTCGTCTATTCAGATATATTTTCGCATAAATATTTTAAAGCATCCTCCTCCATAAAGTGCAAATTTCCAGTGAATATTATGCAATGTAATGGAGCTCCGAAATCATATTCCAATAAATCCCCTATTTTTCCATATACCATTTTAGGTTTTAAACTTCCCGCTCTTGCAACAACTACAACCTTTGTATCTTTATTTAATATATTTTCATTTCTTTTTTCTTCAATTTTCAATAATACTTCAAGTCCTTCGTTTGCAGTCATAAATCGTGTGTTATGTGCCTGAATATCCAAAAGACATAGCGTATGATATCCCATTTTTGAGTTTTCTTTTATAACATCGTAGGGGGTTTCAGGGAAATAATTTGGCTCTGGAAATACTATGGAAGTGGTTTTTCCAAATTTATATAATTGTAATCCGGTTATACCAATTGCCGAATATATAGATGGTGCATTTAATATAATTACTTCAATTCCTTTCTTTTTAGCTTCAATTGCAATATCAATATGAGTTGTTGCCACCATTGGGTCTCCTGCTGTAAGAAACATTATATCTTTATCTTTACTTTCATTAATTAACTTTTCTGTTTCTAACTCAACTTTTTCCCTATCCAATATTGTTATTTCTTTTCCAAGTGTTTCCTCTATTTTTTCTATCGTGGTGCCCGTTAAAATAGCAGTATAAAATTCTGCATATATTTTATCTGCCTTTTTAGCAAATTCAACTGTTTTTAGTGTTGTGTCTTTTTCATCATATAATCCTAATCCTGCCAATATAATCATAATATCACCTAAATTTTTATTAATTCAATTGTTATAGTAAATTGACGAACATTTTTCATAATGTTATGTGTAAAGAGAAAACATAATTTCTCCAAATATCAATTCAATATAATTCACGGAGCTCCTGAACGCACTATATATGTTTGAATACATTATATATACATATACATATGATATATGGTGTATATTCCAGTTTGTTTATAATTATTATGCGGCATATACGCTATTATATATATTTATTTGTTAAAATGGTGATACTAATATGGCAAAAGCTACATTTGGCATAAATGAAAATATTGTTAGTTTATTATGTTATTTAATTTGGCCAATTTCTGGGTTAGTTATATTTTTAGTTGAAAAAGAAAATAAATTTGTTAGATTCCATGCCGTGCAGTCTATTATAGTTTGGATAGCAGGTGCAATAATTACTACAATAATATCTGGAGTTGGTGATATATTGATGTTAATTTTGTGGATATTCTTGATGTATAAATCTTACAAAGGCGAATATTATAAATTACCCTACATTGGGGATTTATCTGAAAAACTGATAAAAAAATTAATTTATAAAAATATTATTTAATATATTATCTTTATTTTTATCTTTTTGTTATATTATTTTTAATATTATGAGATACACTAAAAATTAAATAAAAACCGTAGCTTCATAATATATAGTTAATCTTCAATAACTGTTCCTTATCCGGCTTATTATTAAACAAAATCTTTTTAGGATTTTATACAAAATCTTTTTAGGATTTTGTATATTTAATCTACCCTATATCTTACAATGGCACAAACGCCCTTAAAAGCCTTTAAAATTTGATGTCCTTCCTCTGTATCAGTAGATATTATTTTTAAGGTTGAATTTGATTCATCACATAATCTAGCATAGAATTCAATGATATCTTCTTCGCTGTCAATATATAGTGCCCCCTCACAGCGGGGACAGGTTTTTGTTTTTAATATTTCTTCTAATTTCAATATGTCCTCATTTTTTACGGTTTTTTCTTCAACATATTCACAATTATTACATTTTATAGTAATTCGCGAAGTATTGATGCCTTCTGTGATAATAAGAGTATCAACTGCCCCCATTTCAAGATATTTCATTACCTCTTTTTCACCATATACGGCAAGTCCTCCGTCCTCTTTTACAAGCTCCTTAAAGAACCTCTGAACTACCTCTTTTTCCTTCATTAAATCTAAATCCCTCAATAAAGTTGAAGCTTTATCAAGGAGCTCCCTGACACCACTTTCTTCCGTATAACATAAATCAAAAGTTTCAATTATTTTTTGCTTTAACTGGTGGTGTAAATATCCTTTTTCTGCAAATTCATTTTTTGTATTTCCAGGACCGCCCAACAATAATCCGCTTAATTTTTTCTCCTCCAATAATGGAAGGAATATCTCATTGGAATATTCTCCAATTCTAACCATAAAATGGTGTGCAGCATCATCAATTAATCGCTCCAACCTTCGAGCTGACTGCCCTCCTGCTTTAAACTTACCTGGAACTCCACTTGTTAATCTTTTAACAATGGATATGCTGTTTCCTTTTACTATTCCGATTGTGGCTTCATTTCTATCTACAAGAATTACTCCATAAATATCTTTATCTGCCATAAAGTCTTCCAATGGTTCGGTATAAAATTGAGAATCGCATCTATAAATATATGTTTTCACAGGTTCAGGCGGTTCTAAAACATAGGTCTCCATTTTTTCTGTTCCTGGACCACCTCTTGGAATCATTCCTGCAAATATAATTACTCCTTTTTCAAGTGGTTCTTTTAATAATTTTAATCTTTGCAATATTACTTCAATTGCCGACTGGACATTTTTTTTAGTGGTTTTACTTTTGATGTTAGCTGATTGGGATATTTCTTCCCTTAAATGCTGACTTACATCTGAAATTCTCTTTCCTTTCGGAATATACAAACTAATTAATTCTGTCCCTTTTCCTTTTTTATCTTTTAATTCTTTTAGAGCTTTTTTGAATAAATATGTCTCTGTTGAGGAATTACTCATTTAATCACCTGTAATATATTATTATTCTTAAAATTGAAAATATATGATATATTTGGAGCTCCAAATATTAATAAAAATATAAAAATATATTATTATAAAAATATGTGTTAAAAAATGATTTATATTTTTTATTATTTTATTTAATTATTTATCATCTTAATAATTCAATAATTCTTTCCTCTATATCTTCTTTTGGTTTGCCTGTGATACTTGCAAGTCCTTCTGCGAATATAACGGCATATTTCATTACATATTTTCTTTTCTGCTCTTCCTCTTTTTCTTTCCTAATTTTTGAAATATGTTTTTCCATGCCCCTTGCACAAATCATTAAAGCCTGTCTTATTTCGTTAAATATCTCTTCATTTTCCTCTGCACTACATGCTATTGCCTGTTTTCCTGCGGAAGTATATGGTATATGGGTAGATATTAAATTTACAAATACAGTTAATGGGACATCTTCTTCACTCCTAAGTCCGTATCTTCTCCAATTTACACTTTTTACACCACTGGTTAATCCACAGCCAGAGGTATCAAATAACAATGGGACATGGTTGGAAAATCTCATTATTTCCATCTTTCTTCCGGTATCCCCCATTTTTCCAGCATCTCCACCATATGCCAATCCAACTTCCACAGCAAAAGGAACTCCTCCTTTGTATGTTTTAGGTTTTCTTGTTAGCGTGGTTGCAAACTCAGGATTTAGTGTAGATAATGACTTTTTTATATTTTCGTCCCCAATCGGTCTTAACCCTATTGTAGATGGTGCCATAAAGTCCATATCTTGAATTACTCTTACTATTAACTCGGCATTCTTCCAATCCATTTTAGATGGGTTCATTTTCATTACATTTTTTATTTCATTTTTAAATCTGTCTTTTTCTTCGTTTGAAACCATTGCCATATCTATTAGCGTATTTACAAATTCGGAAGGGCTTTTAGTTATGTCCCTTGATTTCTTTTTAAATTCATCCATTAAAGAAGCATTTAAATAATTCTTTTCCGCAAATTCTATAAAGTTTTCAGGTTTCTTTTTAAAGTGTTTTTTAATCTCTTTAATGGTTTCTTCGTCAAGTTTTCCAATTAAATAGTCCATTATTATATATTTTAAATAATGTATTTTTAAATCAGGCAAACTGTCAGGTAGCGTATTTATTATCTCCTCTATGTCAGATATTTCATTTTTATCAACATATTTGTTATATTTGCCATCTTTACCAACATATTGATTAATATTAACATTTAAATAACAATTTACTACAATATCCCAGAATGTGCTACCCCTATAATTTTCAAGAAGTTTATCTCTTAGCATATAATCTTGGAGCTCCTTCAATCTTTTTGAAGTCATTCTTGATAATTCCCCGGTTAGCATACTAGAAATTTTTGTAAATTCTGTTCTTCTTGAAGTATATAATAATTCATCTGGTGTTAATCCATAGGGGTGTGGTTTCATTTCCTCTGGTCTATCCGGTATAATTTCCACAGTCC
The window above is part of the Methanococcus aeolicus Nankai-3 genome. Proteins encoded here:
- a CDS encoding mechanosensitive ion channel family protein is translated as MDNKLKLKFLMKIFALIIIAYFLGTYLNIYSYLLNLEKYYSNILVLIILFIGTMIFLDISLELLRRFFEKKGELRDYPVVGSVFKYITWFTTILVAVSILYQGLGSLIMSLGLIGAGITFALQRPIMNFAGWVNIVVTRPFKINDRINIKGVGMGDVYKIDTMHIYLSEVDMEPSGRNLVIPNAFVLTNAIINYTKGSHYIWDSVEIAITYESNWKKAEKLVFEAADGIVGEDMRRLAKIWESRPRQFAKNKTNPKPMIRISLFENGIKIKVRYLVNSLEWALIKTQITQRILEKIGPEPDVNIAYPHMEIIYDEKNNLYKKLENISKKNNNI
- the glmM gene encoding phosphoglucosamine mutase, whose product is MKLFGTSGIRMKNLTPEIAYKVGFAVSQIAKNVVVGRDTRTTGDLIRNSLFAGLLNGGAEIVDIGIVPTPTLGYSARNYDMGIMITASHNPSEYNGIKLFNKDGTSFRPEQEQNIEDIIYNKKNQKRVSWNSIKKVWTDESALKKYSDFILDSVEINKNFSVVVDCANSAGCVASPYLFTDVGAHVISVNGHIDGRFIGRSPEPNEKNLQDTMHMIKGLNENNKGNKYIGIAHDGDADRMIAIDEKGRLTDFDKLLAVFSRYMAEKTGTKTIITTVDASMAIEEYLKDLNVNVIRTKVGDVAVSDELNKHDDAIFGGEPSGTWIHKDIHLTPDGILSGLRLLEMMEFYDKKLYELIDDVPCYSNLREKLPCPDDKKIIVMDFVIKNGENIFDAEVETIDGARFSLDDGWVLIRPSGTEPFVRVRVEAKNDIIAKELLEKGIKLVKDGLNEKK
- the dph5 gene encoding diphthine synthase, whose amino-acid sequence is MIILAGLGLYDEKDTTLKTVEFAKKADKIYAEFYTAILTGTTIEKIEETLGKEITILDREKVELETEKLINESKDKDIMFLTAGDPMVATTHIDIAIEAKKKGIEVIILNAPSIYSAIGITGLQLYKFGKTTSIVFPEPNYFPETPYDVIKENSKMGYHTLCLLDIQAHNTRFMTANEGLEVLLKIEEKRNENILNKDTKVVVVARAGSLKPKMVYGKIGDLLEYDFGAPLHCIIFTGNLHFMEEDALKYLCENISE
- a CDS encoding DNA topoisomerase VI subunit B, producing the protein MATESDGIFDEFKEHSISEFFRKNRHMLGYSGKLRSMTTIIHELITNSLDACEEAEILPDIDITIKKLGSDHYHISVEDNGPGIPPEFVPKVFGKMLAGSKMHRLVQSRGQQGIGAAGVLLFAQITTGKPLRITTSTGDGKIHTLDIKMSVEKNEGDVVNHEIRDGVWRGIKVEGEFKEITYSRREQGPFEYLRRISLSTPHAKIVLTDPEETITFDRTVEIIPDRPEEMKPHPYGLTPDELLYTSRRTEFTKISSMLTGELSRMTSKRLKELQDYMLRDKLLENYRGSTFWDIVVNCYLNVNINQYVGKDGKYNKYVDKNEISDIEEIINTLPDSLPDLKIHYLKYIIMDYLIGKLDEETIKEIKKHFKKKPENFIEFAEKNYLNASLMDEFKKKSRDITKSPSEFVNTLIDMAMVSNEEKDRFKNEIKNVMKMNPSKMDWKNAELIVRVIQDMDFMAPSTIGLRPIGDENIKKSLSTLNPEFATTLTRKPKTYKGGVPFAVEVGLAYGGDAGKMGDTGRKMEIMRFSNHVPLLFDTSGCGLTSGVKSVNWRRYGLRSEEDVPLTVFVNLISTHIPYTSAGKQAIACSAEENEEIFNEIRQALMICARGMEKHISKIRKEKEEEQKRKYVMKYAVIFAEGLASITGKPKEDIEERIIELLR
- the prf1 gene encoding peptide chain release factor aRF-1, whose amino-acid sequence is MSNSSTETYLFKKALKELKDKKGKGTELISLYIPKGKRISDVSQHLREEISQSANIKSKTTKKNVQSAIEVILQRLKLLKEPLEKGVIIFAGMIPRGGPGTEKMETYVLEPPEPVKTYIYRCDSQFYTEPLEDFMADKDIYGVILVDRNEATIGIVKGNSISIVKRLTSGVPGKFKAGGQSARRLERLIDDAAHHFMVRIGEYSNEIFLPLLEEKKLSGLLLGGPGNTKNEFAEKGYLHHQLKQKIIETFDLCYTEESGVRELLDKASTLLRDLDLMKEKEVVQRFFKELVKEDGGLAVYGEKEVMKYLEMGAVDTLIITEGINTSRITIKCNNCEYVEEKTVKNEDILKLEEILKTKTCPRCEGALYIDSEEDIIEFYARLCDESNSTLKIISTDTEEGHQILKAFKGVCAIVRYRVD
- a CDS encoding DUF4870 domain-containing protein gives rise to the protein MAKATFGINENIVSLLCYLIWPISGLVIFLVEKENKFVRFHAVQSIIVWIAGAIITTIISGVGDILMLILWIFLMYKSYKGEYYKLPYIGDLSEKLIKKLIYKNII